One Brassica napus cultivar Da-Ae chromosome C4, Da-Ae, whole genome shotgun sequence genomic region harbors:
- the LOC106449157 gene encoding transcription factor ORG2-like has translation MCALVPPLFPDFGWPSTAGYESYYLGGENLNNDMFLDFPVVETYGVLAHHQNSLGVSVSSEGNGIDNNPVVKKKLNHNASERDRRKKINSLFASLRSCLPTSDQSKKLSISATVSRSLKYIPELQEQVKKLLQKKEELLVRVSGQRDIELYVKPQPKAIASYVSTVSATRLGDNEVMVQISSSKIHNFSISKVLTGLEEDGFVLVDVSSSRFQGERLFYTLHLQVENMDDHYKMNCEELSERMLYLYEECENSFR, from the exons atgTGTGCATTAGTCCCTCCACTGTTCCCCGACTTTGGGTGGCCGTCGACGGCAGGTTACGAGAGCTACTACCTCGGCGGAGAAAACCTCAACAACGACATGTTTCTTGATTTTCCGGTTGTGGAAACTTATGGAGTATTGGCTCATCATCAGAACAGCTTAGGAGTTTCTGTTTCGTCGGAGGGAAATGGAATAGACAACAACCCGGTTGTTAAAAAGAAGCTTAATCACAATGCTAGTGAGCGTGACCGTCGCAAGAAGATCAACTCTTTGTTTGCATCTCTCCGCTCATGTCTTCCAACCTCAGATCAATCG AAAAAGCTAAGCATTTCAGCCACCGTTTCACGAAGCTTGAAGTACATACCAGAGTTGCAAGAGCAAGTGAAGAAGTTATTACAAAAGAAGGAAGAACTCTTGGTTCGAGTATCAGGTCAACGAGACATTGAACTTTACGTTAAGCCACAACCAAAGGCAATTGCAAGTTATGTCTCCACTGTTTCCGCGACTAGGCTTGGAGACAACGAAGTGATGGTCCAAATCTCATCATCCAAGATTCATAACTTCTCGATATCTAAAGTGTTAACTGGGTTAGAAGAAGATGGTTTTGTTCTTGTGGATGTTTCATCTTCAAGGTTTCAAGGGGAAAGGCTTTTCTACACTTTGCATCTTCAAGTAGAAAATATGGATGATCATTACAAAATGAATTGCGAAGAGTTAAGTGAAAGGATGTTGTACTTGTACGAGGAATGTGAAAATTCATTTAGGTGA
- the LOC106449156 gene encoding phosphatidylinositol 4-phosphate 5-kinase 4-like, giving the protein MSLEKKKKKMSKEQGCVLKAWEVTMKKTQQAKKRANNIFGTVSVAPQTDDETSTTNENDDESSTGEMYHAEKVLPNGDYYTGQWYDSFPHGHGKYLWTDGCTYIGEWYNGKTMGKGKFGWPSGATYEGEFKSGYMDGTGTYTGPSGDTYRGQWVMNLKHGHGIKSFANGDVYDGEWRRGLQEAQGKYRWRDESYYIGEWKNGSICGKGTFVWSDGSRYDGFWDDGFPSGNGTFKWDDGSFYVGHWSKDPEEMNGTYHPPENERNLEWDPKDVFNNLSEYTICSGERVPVLPSQKKLSVWNSSKRVEKPRRISVDGRVSVGLDRAFEKMNMWGSESGEGAADIDSNTRRDLDAEIMRLEAEGFIQSLKPSPVPMRLPRAGKKQGETISKGHRNYDLMLNLQLGIRHAVGKQAPVVSLDLKHSAFDPKEKVWTRFPPEGTKYTPPHQSTEFKWKDYCPLVFRSLRKLFKVDPADYMLSLCGNDALRELSSPGKSGMFFYLTNDDRYMIKTMKKSETKVFLRMLAAYYNHVRAFENTLVIKFYGLHCVKLTGTIQKKVRFVIMGNLFCSEYSIHRRFDLKGSSLGRTTDKPESQINSNTILKDLDLNFIFRLQKAWFQEFTRQVDKDCEFLEQERIMDYSLLVGIHFREASVAGELIPSGARTPIGEFEDETAPRLSRADVDQLLSDPTRWASIRLGGNMPARAERTMRRSDSELQLVGEPTGEYYEVVMIFGIIDILQDYDISKKLEHAYKSIQYDPTSISAVDPRLYSRRFRDFIFKVFTEDD; this is encoded by the exons ATGTctctagaaaaaaagaaaaagaaaatgagcAAGGAACAAGGCTGTGTTCTAAAAGCTTGGGAGGTGACAATGAAAAAGACCCAACAAGCCAAGAAGCGAGCAAACAACATTTTTGGGACAGTATCTGTAGCTCCACAAACAGATGATGAAACTTCAACAACGAATGAGAATGATGATGAGAGCAGCACAGGTGAAATGTACCATGCAGAGAAAGTACTTCCTAATGGAGACTATTACACAGGTCAATGGTATGATAGTTTCCCCCACGGTCACGGTAAGTATCTATGGACAGATGGTTGCACGTACATTGGTGAATGGTACAACGGAAAGACTATGGGGAAAGGGAAGTTTGGTTGGCCTTCTGGTGCAACATATGAAGGAGAGTTCAAAAGCGGGTACATGGATGGGACTGGGACTTACACAGGTCCTAGTGGAGATACTTATAGAGGTCAGTGGGTGATGAACCTAAAACATGGACATGGGATCAAGAGTTTTGCAAATGGAGATGTGTATGATGGTGAATGGAGGAGGGGGTTGCAAGAAGCTCAAGGAAAGTATCGTTGGAGAGATGAGAGTTATTACATTGGTGAATGGAAGAACGGTTCCATTTGTGGCAAAGGTACTTTTGTTTGGTCGGATGGTAGTAGATACGATGGGTTTTGGGACGATGGCTTCCCTAGTGGAAACGGAACTTTCAAATGGGATGATGGGAGTTTCTACGTTGGTCATTGGTCTAAAGACCCGGAAGAAATGAACGGTACTTATCATCCACCAGAGAACGAAAGGAACCTTGAGTGGGATCCTAAGGACGTGTTTAACAATCTAAGTGAGTACACGATATGCAGTGGTGAGAGAGTTCCTGTGTTGCCTTCACAAAAGAAGCTCTCTGTTTGGAACTCTTCCAAGCGTGTAGAGAAGCCGAGGAGGATCTCAGTTGATGGGAGGGTGAGTGTTGGTTTAGATAGAGCGTTTGAGAAGATGAATATGTGGGGAAGTGAGAGCGGTGAGGGCGCTGCTGATATTGATTCCAACACAAGAAGAGATTTAGATGCTGAAATAATGAGACTTGAGGCTGAAGGCTTCATTCAAAGCTTGAAACCTAGCCCTGTGCCTATGAGATTGCCAAGGGCAGGGAAGAAGCAAGGTGAGACGATATCGAAAGGTCATCGAAATTATGATCTTATGCTTAATCTACAGCTTGGAATCAG ACATGCTGTTGGGAAACAAGCTCCTGTTGTGTCTCTTGATCTTAAGCATTCAGCTTTTGATCCAAAGGAGAAGGTGTGGACAAGGTTTCCACCAGAAGGAACCAAATACACACCTCCTCACCAATCTACTGAGTTCAAATGGAAAGACTATTGTCCATTAGTTTTCAG GAGCTTGAGGAAGCTATTCAAAGTAGATCCAGCTGATTACATGTTATCGTTATGCGGTAATGATGCCCTTAGGGAGCTATCATCACCTGGTAAAAGTGGAATGTTTTTCTACTTAACAAATGATGATCGTTATATGATAAAGACAATGAAGAAGTCTGAAACTAAA GTGTTTCTGAGAATGCTTGCAGCTTACTACAACCATGTTCGAGCATTTGAGAACACTTTGGTGATTAAATTCTATGGTCTACACTGTGTGAAATTGACTGGAACAATCCAAAAGAAGGTGCGGTTCGTTATTATGGGAAACCTGTTCTGTTCCGAGTACTCTATCCACAGACGCTTTGATCTAAAAGGATCTTCTCTTGGTCGTACAACTGACAAACCTGAATCTCAAATCAACTCAAACACAATCTTGAAAGATCTTGATCTGAATTTCATTTTCAGACTACAGAAAGCTTGGTTCCAAGAATTCACCAG GCAAGTGGATAAAGATTGTGAGTTTCTAGAACAGGAAAGGATAATGGACTATAGTCTTTTGGTTGGGATTCATTTCAGAGAAGCATCAGTGGCTGGAGAGCTGATTCCTTCTGGAGCTCGCACGCCTATTGGTGAGTTTGAAGATGAAACAGCCCCTCGTCTCTCCAGAGCAGACGTGGATCAGCTCCTATCTGATCCCACAAG GTGGGCTAGCATAAGACTTGGAGGAAACATGCCGGCTCGAGCAGAGAGGACAATGAGAAGGAGCGACAGTGAGCTCCAGCTAGTTGGGGAACCAACAGGAGAGTATTACGAGGTTGTCATGATCTTTGGAATCATAGACATTCTTCAAGATTACGATATCAGCAAGAAACTTGAACACGCTTACAAGAGCATCCAGTACGATCCTACTTCAATCTCAGCCGTTGATCCGAGGCTGTACTCTAGACGTTTCCGTGATTTCATCTTCAAGGTCTTCACTGAGGACGATTGA
- the LOC106445247 gene encoding probable aquaporin SIP2-1, whose protein sequence is MGRIGIVVSDLVLSFMWTWAGVLVNILVHGVLGFSRKDTTGEIVRYLFSVISMFVFAFLQKLSKGGLYNPLTALAAGVTGGFSNFIFTVLVRIPVEVLGSILGVKHIIHVFPEIGKGPKLNVAIHHGALTEGILTFFIVMLSLGLARKIPGSFFMKTWIGSIAKLTLHVLGADLTGGCMNPAAVMGWAYARGEHITQEHLLVYWLGPIKATLLAVWFFNVVFRPLTEEEEKPKAKTD, encoded by the exons ATGGGTCGAATCGGTATAGTGGTTTCTGATCTTGTGTTGTCCTTTATGTGGACATGGGCAGGAGTTCTTGTCAACATCTTAGTTCACGGAGTACTCGGATTCAGCCGGAAAGATACCACCGGCGAGATCGTCCGGTATCTCTTCTCCGTCATCTCCATGTTCGTCTTCGCATTCCTTCAGAAACTCAGCAAAGGTGGACTTTACAACCCTTTAACCGCTTTGGCTGCTGGTGTCACCGGTGGCTTCAGCAATTTCATCTTCACCGTCCTGGTTCGAATCCCCGTTGAG GTTTTAGGATCAATCCTTGGGGTTAAACATATCATCCATGTTTTCCCTGAGATTGGGAAAGGACCAAAACTAAACGTAGCAATCCATCATGGCGCTTTAACCGAGGGGATACTAACATTTTTTATTGTCATGCTCTCACTGGGACTAGCAAGGAAGATCCCTGGAAGTTTCTTCATGAAGACTTGGATTGGTAGTATTGCTAAGTTAACTCTCCATGTTCTTGGTGCTGATCTAACCGGTGGATGCATGAATCCAGCAGCG GTTATGGGATGGGCTTATGCACGAGGTGAACATATAACACAAGAGCATCTACTTGTGTATTGGCTTGGACCTATCAAGGCTACATTGCTGGCTGTTTGGTTCTTCAATGTTGTGTTTAGGCCTCTcaccgaagaagaagagaaacctAAGGCTAAGACTGATTGA
- the LOC111205305 gene encoding magnesium-protoporphyrin IX monomethyl ester [oxidative] cyclase, chloroplastic-like, with the protein MTGKPSSLWSRFFCLSVHVTMYLNDCQRTDFYEGIGLNTKEFDMHIIIETNRTTARIFPAVLDVENPEFKRKLDRMVVINEKLMAVGQTDDPSFVKNLKRIPLIAGLVSEILAAYLMPPVESGSVDFAEFEPNLVY; encoded by the exons ATGACTGGCAAGCCAAGCTCGCTCTGGTCTCGTTTCTTCTGCCTCTCG GTTCATGTGACAATGTACCTCAACGATTGTCAAAGAACTGATTTCTATGAAGGTATTGGTTTAAACACAAAGGAGTTCGACATGCACATCATCATTGAG ACAAACCGAACCACGGCTAGAATATTCCCGGCTGTGCTGGATGTTGAGAACCCTGAGTTCAAGAGGAAGCTAGATAGAATGGTTGTGATCAATGAGAAGCTGATGGCTGTAGGACAAACAGACGATCCTTCCTTTGTCAAGAACCTCAAGAGGATTCCTCTCATTGCTGGTTTAGTATCTGAGATCTTGGCTGCTTATCTCATGCCTCCTGTTGAGTCTGGATCTGTTGACTTTGCTGAGTTTGAGCCTAATCTTGTCTATTAA
- the LOC106445246 gene encoding 50S ribosomal protein 5, chloroplastic: protein MSLLSFNSLAPLSSLSSQRLQLSSSSSPVFILKPSTVESKNRVSLSAYSLSISHGRAAIVKAASSGVDGAEPESNEEPPKTVVAAVPVDKLPLESKEAKEKLLLEQRMKMKLAKKIRLRRKRLVRKRKLRKKGRWPPSKMKKLKNV, encoded by the exons ATGTCACTTCTCTCTTTCAATTCTCTCgctcctctctcttctctctcttctcaaaGGCTTCAACTTTCGTCTTCCTCTTCACCAG TTTTCATCCTTAAACCCAGCACCGTCGAGTCAAAGAACAGAGTCTCACTCAGTGCGTACAGCTTGAGCATTAGCCATGGAAGAGCAGCGATTGTGAAGGCAGCTTCTTCTGGCGTGGACGGAGCTGAGCCTGAGAGCAATGAGGAACCACCTAAGACTGTTGTTGCTGCTGTTCCTGTGGATAAACTGCCGTTGGAGTCGAAAGAAGCTAAAGAGAAGCTGCTGCTGGAACagaggatgaagatgaagcTGGCCAAGAAGATTAGGCTAAGGAGGAAACGTCTGGTTCGTAAGCGTAAGTTGAGGAAGAAGGGTCGATGGCCACCTTCCAAGATGAAGAAGCTCAAGAATGTTTAG
- the LOC106449155 gene encoding heavy metal-associated isoprenylated plant protein 45, with amino-acid sequence MLDWMHGNFRLSLALSVVELLVDMDCQGCETKVRRAISKLDGVDTVEIDVDQQKVTVTGYIDREEVLRIVKRTGRGAEFWPFPYDGYYGDYYTYPSHQYLEQSNQKINNHGENSISYGGNYNFYEDSSINGYYPRSPQKVDENDIHLFSDDNVHACAVM; translated from the exons ATGCTTGATTGGATGCATGGAAACTTTCGGTTATCCCTCGCTCTATCT GTTGTGGAGCTTCTGGTAGATATGGATTGCCAAGGATGTGAAACGAAAGTTCGAAGAGCCATTTCCAAACTCGatg GAGTGGATACGGTAGAGATAGACGTGGATCAACAAAAGGTGACGGTCACAGGGTACATTGATAGGGAAGAGGTACTTAGAATCGTAAAACGAACGGGACGAGGGGCAGAGTTCTGGCCATTCCCGTATGACGGATATTACGGCGACTATTACACATATCCTTCTCATCAATATTTGGAACAATCgaatcagaaaataaataatcatggAGAAAACAGTATTTCATACGGTGGGAACTACAATTTCTACGAAGattcttctatcaacggttatTATCCTCGTTCACCCCAAAAAGTTGATGAAAATGATATTCATCTCTTTAGCGATGACAATGTACATGCTTGTGCTGTCATgtaa